Below is a window of Sinorhizobium meliloti DNA.
AAGCCCATCCGGAAGCCTATCGGGAATTGGGGCTCAAGGATCTCTGCGCGCGTATTCACGAAGCCTATCGCAAGGACGGTGTGCCACAGGCGCAACGGGACATGTACACGGTCCTGCCTGAAATGGCGCTCCGGCCGGCAGATGCCTATGAGCACCTGGTCAAAGGGCGCGTAGAAAGCGTTGAGATCGACGAACTCATGGGCCGTACTCTCGCAGTGATGATCGTTCCTTACCCGCCAGGCATCCCGCTCATCATGCCGGGTGAGCGGGTTACCGCTGCCACGAAGTCCATCCAGAATTACCTCCTCTATGCACGTGCATTCGACAGAAAGTTTCCTGGTTTTGAAACCGACATCCACGGGCTCCGTTTCGCACCCGGCACAGCAGGGCGGCGGTATCTCGTGGATTGCGTGACCGTGGAGGCACGTGATGATACCGCGTGACGTGAAGGCGCCAACCGTGGCCATTCCGTTTCACAAGCTGCTTAAGGTTGTAGCGATAGTGGACGGAGCCAACGCGCAGACTAGAGAGCTTCTTGATCAAATCGCTTCCGAGAGATTTGATGTTGAACTTCGCGACAGCTTCGACGGTGATGTGTCCGAGGACGCGTCCGTCGGAGCCTATATCGGCTCGGTCGAGAATGGGCGAATTGAGGACGCTCGCAACTTCGTTCGAGCTGTCAGGAAGCAGGGCTTCCGCACACCGCTCTGGGCGCTTGCCGACTTGCGGGGCACCGCCGACATCCAAGCAGCCGAGATGGCGGGGGAGGTGGACGGCTTTGTTTATCTTGGGCAGCAAACACCCGCCTTTTACGCCAAACAGATCATCTCCAGCCTGGTCAATTACGGCAAGACACTGCTGCCCCCGTTCTTTGGCGGCCTCATGGCCTATGATGGAGAAGCGAACATAGCCTTCGATTGTCCCGGCCACCAAGGTGGCCAGTTCTACCGCAAGTCGGCAACCGGGCAACTCTTTTTCAAGTACTTCGGGGAAAGCATCTTTCGCAACGACCTCTGCAATGCGGACGTCGACTTGGGAGATCTGCTCATCCATGAAGGTCCGGCGGTCGAGGCCCAGAAGAACGCGGCCAAGATCTTCGGCGCGGACCGGACCTACTTCATCCTGAACGGCACCAGTACGTCCAACAAGGTCGTCACCAACGCTGTCCTGCGGGCAGGGGACCTCGTGCTCTTCGACCGCAACAATCATAAGTCGCTGCACCAGGGAGCGCTCGTCCAGGCTGGAGCGATACCCGTATATCTACCAACCTCCCGCAACCCCTTCGGCATGATCGGTGCTGTGGACTGGGATGCGTGGGATGAAGCCGAGTTGCGCGACCGTATCGCGAACCATCCTCTGTTAGAGAACAAGGAAAGAGCCAAGGCGGAGAGGCCATTCCGCCTCGCCTGCATTCAGCTCGCTACCTATGACGGCACGGTCTACAACGTCCGCAAGGTCATGGAGAAGATCGGGCACTTATGCGATTACGTGCTCTGGGATGAGGCCTGGATCGGTTACAACGCATTTCATCCGCTGTTCAGGGACCACAGCCCGATGCGGCTCGAGGCGCTCGGGCCGGATATGCCTGGGCTCTTTTCCACCCAGTCGGTCCACAAGCAGGGTGCAGGCTTTTCACAAGCCTCGCAGATACACAAGCGCGACGAGCACATCCGAGGCGAACGCCGCTTCATCGAGCATAAGCGGTTCAACGAGTCCCTGTTGATGCATGTCTCGACATCGCCCTTCTATCCACTGTTCGCATCCTTGGACGTGAATGCAAAGATACATGAGGGCAAGGCAGGTGAGGCACTCTGGGACCGCTGCATCGATCTGGGAATCGAAGCGCGCAAGAAGTTCCGCGAGTTCGTTCGCCACTACGAGTCTACTGGCAATGATCCCGAAGAGCGTTGGTTCTTCGATCCCTTTGTGCCGGATGTGGTCACCATATCCGCATCGGAGCACACTCAGGATGTTGTCGATGCCCGCTGGGAGGACCTTCCGACCGCGTTGCTCAAACGGGAGCAGCAATGCTGGCGCTTTAAACCGGAGGCCGCATGGCACGGTTTTTCGGGCTATTCAGACGAATATGTGATGGTGGATCCCAACAAGCTTACGTTGCTGACGCCAGGCATCGACCGCAAGACAGGCCACTATCGCGATTTTGGCATTCCCGCGACCGTCGTCGCGAACTATCTGCGCGAGCAGCGTGTGGTTCCTGAGAAATGCGACCTCAACAGCTTGCTGTTCCTACTGACCCCGGCGGAAGACGAGAGCAAGATCAACACTCTCATCGCCAAATTGGTAAAGTTCAAGAACCTCTGGGACCGGGATGCCTCTCTCGCAGAAGTCCTGCCGACCGTCACTGCGTCAAACAGGGAGCGCTACTCCGGCTATACGCTGCGTCAGGTCTGCGCCGAAATGCATGGATTCTATCGGCAGGCCGGCGTCAAGGAGCTGCAACGCCTCTGCTTCCGAGCGGAAAGTTTCCCCGAGCCTGCAATGTCCCCGAAACGGGCCTATGAGGCTTTGGTTGCAAATGACGTGGACTATATTCCTCTCGAGGAAGCCGCTGGCCGTATCTCCGCCACTCTCGCACTCATCTATCCCCCCGGGATCGGGGTAATCGTACCTGGAGAGCGGTGGGACGATCGGGCAAAGCCGATGCGCGACTATTTCCTGGCGTTTCAAGAATCATTCAACCGCTTTCCTGGCTTCAACTACGAGGTCCAGGGAGTTTTTCAGGAACGCGTCGACGGGCAGATCAAGTTCTACACATACACCGTTCGCGAATGACTGCCTCGCACAAGGGGAGTACCGAGGCCGTGTCTGAAAATTCAATCAGTGTCGTTGCTGCAGCGGCCGCGCCCAAGAAGATGAACCTGATGCAGCTCACGTTTATTGTTGCCGTGAACATGATGGGCTCAGGCATAATCATGCTGCCAGCAAACATGGCGCAGATCGGTGCCATATCCCTTCTGTCATGGCTGGTGACGGCGATCGGATCTATGGCAATCGCCTTTGGCTTCGCTCAAGCGGGTCTCTTCAATCAGCGTCCGGGCGGAATGTCGGCCTATGCCGAGGATGCTTACGGTAGGCCGGGATACTTCCTGGTATTCTTTCTCTATTTTCTGTCTCTGGCGATAGGCAACGTTGCGATCGGCATCTCGGCCGTCGGGTATCTTGCCGGTTTCTTCCCATGGCTGACCTCGACCCCCGTCATGACTTGCATAGGCTTGATCGCTCTGCTCTGGTTGACGACGGTCGCCAACTTTGCGGGACCGCGGATAACGGGCCGCATCGGATCGGTCACTGTTTGGGGCGTTATAATACCGGTCGGACTAATTTCGATCATCGGTTGGCTGTGGTTTAGTTCGCAAATTTTTACGGATGCATGGAATCCAAAAGGTTTGACGCTTGGGCAAGGAATGGGCTCGAGCATTTCGCTGACGCTATGGGCCTTCCTAGGGATGGAATCGGCCGCGCAGAACTCCAATGCAGTCGAGAACCCCAAGAGGGATGTGCCTCTTGCCTGCATGTTCGGGACGCTAGGAGCAGCGGTGATCTACGTCCTGTCCACGACCGTGATTCAGGGGATCGTGCCGAATGCCGATCTTGCCGCCTCCACGGGCCCGTTCGCCCTTGCCTACGCCACAATGTTCAGTCCAGCGATCGGCTCGGCTATCATGGCTCTCGCGGTGCTCGCCTGTTTAGGATCGCTGCTGGGATGGCAGTTCACTATCGCCCAGACCGCGAAGGCCGCCGCCGACGAGCGCATGTTCCCGGCCCTGTTCTCGCGAGTGAACCATGCAGGGGCGCCCGTCACTGGCATGATCGTGATGGGTATCGTTCAGACCTTATTGGCACTGATGACGATTTCGCCGACGCTGAACGAGCAATTTGCCTCACTTGTGAACCTTGCTGTCGTTACAAACGTGCTGCCCTACATCATTTCCCTTTCCGCGCTCTTCGTCATGATGAAGGCGGCCGGGGTTCCCGAGGGCAAGTACCGTTTGAACGCGGCCATCGCTATGGTGGGGATGCTTTATAGCGTCTTTGCGATTTACGCATCCGGCAAGGATGCTGTGATGGGCGGCATGCTCGTGACTGGTATAGCCTTTATCATTTACGGCCTCATTGCGCCTCGGTTCATAAGCAAGCAAGAGACGTTGCGGACGGTTTGATGATTGGCAATTCGGGAGGGAGAACTATGCAAAACGCACCCGATCGGTGGCGCCATCCGGGCAGGCGATCCATTGCTGGTGGGCTTGCCATGTGTGCTGTCGCTGCAGCCTCTTGGACGTCGGCCGAAGCGCAGACGCTGGAGCGCATCCGCAGCGCCGGAACGATTAAGCTTGGATACGAGACGGATGCGCGACCTTTCTCCTTCGAAAGTGAGCCCGGTGAAGTCGTCGGCTATGCCGTCGCACTCTGTACGGAAATCGTTGATCAGGTTAAATCCGAGCTAGGGCTTGTGGATCTTGCGGTAGAATGGCTCCCACAGGACACGGGGCTGGGCATTCAGGCCGTGCGAGAGGGTTCAATAGACTTGCTCTGCGGCGCAGAGCCCGTCACGTTGAACCACAGAAAGGACGTTTCCTTCTCCATCGCTATCTTTCCAAGTGGGACGGGAGCGGTCGTGAGCGCCAATTCCCCCGTTGCCCTGCGGGAAGTACTCACAAAGGGCCAACCTTCGGATCGGCCTATCTGGCGCGGGTCCCCCGCGCGGACGGTACTTGAGGAAAAAACGTTCTCCTCCATCGCCGGCACGACCAGTGAAACCTGGCTGGCGGAGCGCGTTAAGACGTTCCAGCTCTCCGCGAGCGTGTCGCCCGTCGAAAACTACAAGCAAGGCATCGAAAGGATACTAGCCGGAAACTCCGACGTTCTCTTCGGTGACCTGCCGCTTCTTCTCGACGCCGCTACTCGCAGTGAAGGCTCAGGAAACCTGATCGTGCTGGACCGCCATTTCACCTACGAGCCGATTGCACTGGCACTCGCCCGCGGTGACGAGGATTTTCGTCTCGTTGTCGACAGCTCGTTGAGCGAGACGTTCCGATCTGAGGATTTTCGTGAGTTCTTCACCCAATGGTTCGGCCCGCCCGACGAAACCATTGTCACTTTCTTTCGGCAGACAACATTGCCTGAATAATACCGGCGGATTGTAGCTCGCTCAATATAGCTCCAACAGGGCTTGCCTGAAGGCGTGCGTTCGCCCTGTTGAATTCCTGCAGTTGGTGCGTGAGACCGCCGAGAAGGAATGCACCTCCCAGCTTGAACAGGATGCTAGTGACGTGCCTTCTTCCCTAATCAGTGACTACGCTCCATTTGTCATCCGGGTCGAAACGGTCGATGAATGGTACGATTGCCTCGGTGCTCGGACCGAGATCCCGTTCGTAGACGATGCCCTGTTGATTGATGACGAAGGTCTTGACCCCGGTTTCGGCATAGGTGACAGGCCAGGTGATCAGCGCGAAGCCAGCGATCATGTTCCCGTTGATGGTATAATCGTATTTGCCGCCGGCGATATTGTCGCCTTGTGAGGTCAGGATGCGGAACCGGTAACCGAAATAGCCTTCTCCAGCCCTTGCTTTTTCCAGAGCGGCGTCGCTGATAGCGTCACCGACCGGGCTTTCGCCATCCCCCTGGTCTGCCGGCCAGTAGAGTCCATCCGTCTGGCCTGGGCTGCTGAGCAGCTTCTGGGCGTATTCGAAAACCCCGTCCGCATCGCGGTCCTGCAATACATAGTCCTTCTGCGCCTCGACATAGGCGCGCGCGGTCTCGATCGCCTCCAGCTCGTTCTCGCCAACGCGGCGGTTAACGATCTCCTCGAGCCCGACATAGGTGTCGAAGGCCCATCTGCCGCCCTCGTCCTTGGCGATCGGAAACGGCAGTGGCCAAAGCCTGTCGCCGATGACGATGATCTTTCGATTGTCGAGATCGCGCACGAGAATGTTGCGGGCCGCACCCTCGCGAATGAGACTGAAGGTCTCCATCGCCCCTTCGCCCGCTTTCAGTTGTGTGGCGTTCAGCCCCAGAAGTCGTGCCAGACCGTCGAAATCATTGGCGGCAAGGGCCGACTTGAAGGCTTCCACCGCGTTCGCCGGATCGTCAAACGCCGGCGGCTCTCCCGCAGCGGCATAGTCGTAGATGCTTGCTGGTCCCTCTGTCTGCGCGAGAGCAGCATCGATCGGGGCGAGGAGGGGAGCAAGCGAAATCGCCGATCCCAGGAGAAGTGTGTGCAATAGCTTGATCATGGTCCTGCCTCTCGCAGCCCGCTCAACGTCTGCCGCCGCCGCGGCCGCCACCGCCGCGACCACCGCCGCGTCCGCCGCCCCCCATCGGCGGCCTGCCGCCGCCGCGGCTGATCTGCGGCCGCCCGCCGCCACGTTGCCCGCCGCCCATACTGTGGCCGCCGCGCCGCGAGGCAGATACCTCTCGCCGTCCGGAGTTGACGTTGCCGAGCCCGGACGGTTTCTTCGGCCTGTTCTGCGCCTTCGAGGCCATCTTCTTCTTGCCTGCCGGCCGGTTGGCGGAGGATTTCTTGCCCTTGGGGCGGTTGGCTCCGGGTTTCGCGCCGCTGGATTTTACCTTTGCCACCGCCTGTCCGCTGCCGGCCCGTGCGGCGGGTCGCGCCGCGGCGTCCCGTCTCGGTTGCGCCTTCAGGCCGTCGAGCGTGCTCTTGCGCACGTCCTTGAGCTGGCCCCCGCCGCCGCCTGAGCGTGCCTGCGGCCGCTCGCGATTGATCTCCGCGGCGCGGTTGCGCAGGTTGTTGTCACCCTTGGCCTTGATGTTGTTCTTGATGTTCGTCCGGTCGAATTTCTGGAGCTGGTCGCGGTCGAAGCTGAGCTTGCTGCGGTCGACATTCTTCCAGTCGATGTCGTTCCAATTGACCTTGCCGTCGAAGTCGATGTTGTTGAAACACTTGTTGCAGTCGACATCGATGTCGCCGCCCCAGTCGCCGCCCCAGACCCCCCAGTCGTCCCAGTCGACGATGGCGCCGAAGACCGCGCCGGTGACGGCGCCTGCAAAAAAGGCCGCGCCCGGATAATAA
It encodes the following:
- a CDS encoding amino acid ABC transporter substrate-binding protein, whose translation is MQNAPDRWRHPGRRSIAGGLAMCAVAAASWTSAEAQTLERIRSAGTIKLGYETDARPFSFESEPGEVVGYAVALCTEIVDQVKSELGLVDLAVEWLPQDTGLGIQAVREGSIDLLCGAEPVTLNHRKDVSFSIAIFPSGTGAVVSANSPVALREVLTKGQPSDRPIWRGSPARTVLEEKTFSSIAGTTSETWLAERVKTFQLSASVSPVENYKQGIERILAGNSDVLFGDLPLLLDAATRSEGSGNLIVLDRHFTYEPIALALARGDEDFRLVVDSSLSETFRSEDFREFFTQWFGPPDETIVTFFRQTTLPE
- a CDS encoding DUF3300 domain-containing protein; amino-acid sequence: MIKGTTFALASALTLMLSMQIDASLAQEPSKAATDTTTSTPEPLSDDELEVLVARIALYPDELVALVSAVSLYPLQIVEAERFLEKRKKSPNLKPKEDWDGSVISLLNYPEIIEMMSEDLEWTQTFGEAIANQQKDVLIAIQQLRDEAVAKDIIKTDDKMKVVEEGDNIIIQSASPETIYVPQYPPEMLYEADYAPAPIDYYDDPYPSYYYPGAAFFAGAVTGAVFGAIVDWDDWGVWGGDWGGDIDVDCNKCFNNIDFDGKVNWNDIDWKNVDRSKLSFDRDQLQKFDRTNIKNNIKAKGDNNLRNRAAEINRERPQARSGGGGGQLKDVRKSTLDGLKAQPRRDAAARPAARAGSGQAVAKVKSSGAKPGANRPKGKKSSANRPAGKKKMASKAQNRPKKPSGLGNVNSGRREVSASRRGGHSMGGGQRGGGRPQISRGGGRPPMGGGGRGGGRGGGGRGGGRR
- the potE gene encoding putrescine-ornithine antiporter, with amino-acid sequence MNLMQLTFIVAVNMMGSGIIMLPANMAQIGAISLLSWLVTAIGSMAIAFGFAQAGLFNQRPGGMSAYAEDAYGRPGYFLVFFLYFLSLAIGNVAIGISAVGYLAGFFPWLTSTPVMTCIGLIALLWLTTVANFAGPRITGRIGSVTVWGVIIPVGLISIIGWLWFSSQIFTDAWNPKGLTLGQGMGSSISLTLWAFLGMESAAQNSNAVENPKRDVPLACMFGTLGAAVIYVLSTTVIQGIVPNADLAASTGPFALAYATMFSPAIGSAIMALAVLACLGSLLGWQFTIAQTAKAAADERMFPALFSRVNHAGAPVTGMIVMGIVQTLLALMTISPTLNEQFASLVNLAVVTNVLPYIISLSALFVMMKAAGVPEGKYRLNAAIAMVGMLYSVFAIYASGKDAVMGGMLVTGIAFIIYGLIAPRFISKQETLRTV
- the speC gene encoding ornithine decarboxylase; this encodes MIPRDVKAPTVAIPFHKLLKVVAIVDGANAQTRELLDQIASERFDVELRDSFDGDVSEDASVGAYIGSVENGRIEDARNFVRAVRKQGFRTPLWALADLRGTADIQAAEMAGEVDGFVYLGQQTPAFYAKQIISSLVNYGKTLLPPFFGGLMAYDGEANIAFDCPGHQGGQFYRKSATGQLFFKYFGESIFRNDLCNADVDLGDLLIHEGPAVEAQKNAAKIFGADRTYFILNGTSTSNKVVTNAVLRAGDLVLFDRNNHKSLHQGALVQAGAIPVYLPTSRNPFGMIGAVDWDAWDEAELRDRIANHPLLENKERAKAERPFRLACIQLATYDGTVYNVRKVMEKIGHLCDYVLWDEAWIGYNAFHPLFRDHSPMRLEALGPDMPGLFSTQSVHKQGAGFSQASQIHKRDEHIRGERRFIEHKRFNESLLMHVSTSPFYPLFASLDVNAKIHEGKAGEALWDRCIDLGIEARKKFREFVRHYESTGNDPEERWFFDPFVPDVVTISASEHTQDVVDARWEDLPTALLKREQQCWRFKPEAAWHGFSGYSDEYVMVDPNKLTLLTPGIDRKTGHYRDFGIPATVVANYLREQRVVPEKCDLNSLLFLLTPAEDESKINTLIAKLVKFKNLWDRDASLAEVLPTVTASNRERYSGYTLRQVCAEMHGFYRQAGVKELQRLCFRAESFPEPAMSPKRAYEALVANDVDYIPLEEAAGRISATLALIYPPGIGVIVPGERWDDRAKPMRDYFLAFQESFNRFPGFNYEVQGVFQERVDGQIKFYTYTVRE
- a CDS encoding DUF2950 domain-containing protein; this translates as MIKLLHTLLLGSAISLAPLLAPIDAALAQTEGPASIYDYAAAGEPPAFDDPANAVEAFKSALAANDFDGLARLLGLNATQLKAGEGAMETFSLIREGAARNILVRDLDNRKIIVIGDRLWPLPFPIAKDEGGRWAFDTYVGLEEIVNRRVGENELEAIETARAYVEAQKDYVLQDRDADGVFEYAQKLLSSPGQTDGLYWPADQGDGESPVGDAISDAALEKARAGEGYFGYRFRILTSQGDNIAGGKYDYTINGNMIAGFALITWPVTYAETGVKTFVINQQGIVYERDLGPSTEAIVPFIDRFDPDDKWSVVTD